From the Streptomyces sp. Tu 2975 genome, one window contains:
- a CDS encoding LLM class F420-dependent oxidoreductase, whose amino-acid sequence MRISTTIFLTDETISPVRLARELEQRGFAGLYVPEHTHIPVERTTGYPAGGELPREYGRTLDPFVALAQAAAVTSTLALGTGITLVAQHDPIDLAKQIASLDHVSGGRFTLGVGFGWNKEEAADHGVEWSTRRELALDRMRLMRALWAPEPTAYKGEYSSVRPSSAFPKPAGGAPRILVGGAAGPKLFAHITEYADGWLPIGGRGLTETMPQLRSAWESAGRDPKTLQVVPYAVRPSAGKLAHYAELGVEEVVLQLPPAAEPEVLRALDEYAQYL is encoded by the coding sequence ATGCGGATCTCGACCACCATCTTCCTGACCGACGAGACGATCAGCCCGGTGCGGCTGGCCCGCGAGCTGGAGCAGCGGGGCTTCGCCGGCCTCTACGTCCCCGAGCACACCCACATCCCGGTGGAGCGGACCACCGGCTACCCCGCGGGTGGCGAGCTTCCCCGCGAGTACGGGCGCACGCTCGACCCCTTCGTGGCGCTCGCGCAGGCCGCGGCGGTGACGTCGACGCTGGCCCTCGGCACGGGCATCACCCTGGTCGCGCAGCACGATCCGATCGACCTGGCGAAGCAGATCGCCTCCTTGGACCATGTCTCCGGCGGCCGCTTCACGCTGGGCGTGGGCTTCGGCTGGAACAAGGAGGAGGCGGCGGACCACGGGGTCGAGTGGTCGACGCGCCGCGAACTCGCACTGGACCGGATGCGCCTGATGCGGGCGCTGTGGGCGCCGGAACCCACCGCGTACAAGGGCGAGTACAGCTCGGTCCGCCCTTCGTCGGCGTTTCCCAAACCGGCCGGCGGCGCCCCGCGCATCCTGGTCGGCGGCGCGGCGGGCCCGAAGCTCTTCGCCCACATCACGGAGTACGCGGACGGCTGGCTCCCGATCGGCGGCCGGGGCCTCACGGAGACGATGCCGCAGCTCCGCTCGGCCTGGGAGTCGGCGGGCCGCGACCCGAAGACCCTCCAGGTCGTCCCGTATGCGGTCCGGCCCTCGGCGGGGAAGCTGGCGCACTACGCGGAGCTGGGCGTGGAGGAGGTCGTCCTCCAACTCCCGCCTGCGGCCGAGCCTGAGGTCCTGCGGGCGCTGGACGAGTACGCGCAGTATCTGTAG
- a CDS encoding type II toxin-antitoxin system VapB family antitoxin: MSMTNVNLDDDVLAEAMRLMGTTTKKDTINGALLDYVQRLKRLEAMQDLAERAESGEFDEAIKAYEARKRAWRGE; the protein is encoded by the coding sequence ATGAGCATGACCAACGTCAATCTCGACGACGACGTGCTGGCGGAGGCCATGCGTCTGATGGGTACGACGACCAAGAAGGACACGATCAACGGCGCCCTGCTGGACTATGTGCAACGCCTCAAGAGGCTGGAAGCTATGCAGGATCTTGCCGAGCGCGCGGAAAGCGGCGAGTTCGACGAGGCCATCAAGGCGTACGAAGCCCGGAAGCGAGCTTGGAGGGGCGAGTGA
- a CDS encoding putative T7SS-secreted protein gives MVDWGGLVDKGVDIVDDGIDKGKELVGEGVDYVTDKAGEGLRHYGYDGVAEAVEDWGDETASSLGAQVGEQQLGQSEEANELIHGRPEKIAESVKNLRDFQKAFDLVGGGLKKMDSAHWKGEAANTFREKFEPLPTDWLRAADACEDAAKALETYSKAITSAQGKAKEAIALYKEGESDSKAAVEAYNKKGRAYDAARNSDNPLPHPGEFTDPGKAKRARAREILADARKARNEAAEAAKSAVTAAMAHAPKEPTGRDKLQAEFTDYALGMGVESMHLAGGVVKGTAGIVNFVRSVNPLDMYNLTHPAEYWKGVNTTLAGIASTAANPDRALKNAWEAAKGDPSEFIGRLIPEILGTKGAGLLRGGLRAGLKDLPGGSGLNGKVPDEWATGARRRPRDLLDDPAQTRWAEDAYSSFLEDARDVSSIAEHSRGIERGNGSSGFTEEEIASVKKHVFDTEHPIVDPETGQVVIRKFDADAEIADAWIRLRSGNGLPEDHLLLEHEIAELGYLRDNPGATYQEAHRFANSNYNWEQKIPLYKREDLEGEW, from the coding sequence ATGGTGGACTGGGGCGGGCTGGTCGACAAGGGCGTCGACATCGTCGACGACGGGATCGACAAGGGCAAGGAACTGGTCGGCGAGGGTGTCGACTATGTGACCGACAAGGCCGGCGAAGGTCTGCGGCACTACGGCTACGACGGTGTGGCGGAGGCGGTCGAGGACTGGGGGGACGAGACCGCTTCGTCTCTCGGTGCTCAGGTGGGTGAGCAGCAGCTCGGTCAGAGTGAAGAGGCGAACGAGCTGATCCATGGCCGGCCGGAGAAGATCGCCGAGTCGGTGAAGAACCTGCGCGACTTCCAGAAGGCGTTCGACCTGGTCGGCGGCGGGCTGAAGAAGATGGACTCCGCGCACTGGAAGGGTGAGGCGGCCAACACCTTCCGGGAGAAGTTCGAGCCGCTGCCCACGGACTGGCTGCGCGCGGCGGACGCGTGCGAGGACGCCGCCAAAGCTTTGGAAACCTACTCCAAGGCGATCACCAGCGCGCAGGGCAAGGCGAAGGAGGCGATCGCCCTCTACAAGGAGGGTGAGAGCGACTCCAAGGCTGCGGTCGAGGCGTACAACAAGAAGGGGCGGGCGTACGACGCGGCGCGAAACAGTGACAATCCGCTGCCGCACCCGGGTGAGTTCACCGACCCGGGCAAGGCGAAGCGGGCCCGGGCACGGGAGATCCTCGCCGACGCCCGCAAGGCCCGCAACGAGGCCGCCGAGGCTGCCAAGAGCGCGGTGACGGCGGCGATGGCGCACGCGCCGAAGGAACCGACGGGCCGGGACAAACTCCAGGCCGAGTTCACCGACTACGCCCTGGGTATGGGCGTGGAATCCATGCACCTGGCCGGCGGCGTGGTCAAGGGAACAGCCGGCATCGTCAACTTCGTCCGCTCCGTCAACCCGCTCGACATGTACAACCTCACCCACCCGGCCGAGTACTGGAAAGGCGTCAACACCACACTCGCCGGTATCGCCTCCACCGCCGCCAACCCCGACCGCGCCCTGAAGAACGCCTGGGAAGCAGCCAAGGGCGACCCCTCAGAATTCATCGGCCGCCTCATCCCCGAAATCCTCGGCACCAAAGGCGCAGGCCTTCTCCGAGGCGGGCTCCGGGCGGGCCTGAAGGACCTGCCGGGCGGTAGCGGACTAAACGGCAAGGTGCCGGACGAGTGGGCGACCGGAGCCCGACGTCGACCGAGGGACCTTCTCGACGATCCCGCGCAGACCCGGTGGGCCGAGGACGCCTACAGCAGCTTCCTCGAGGACGCACGGGATGTCAGCTCCATCGCCGAACACTCTCGCGGCATAGAACGCGGCAATGGATCCTCAGGATTCACCGAGGAAGAAATCGCGTCGGTCAAGAAGCATGTCTTCGACACGGAGCACCCGATCGTCGACCCCGAAACGGGCCAGGTGGTCATCCGGAAATTCGACGCTGATGCCGAGATCGCGGATGCATGGATCCGATTGAGGTCCGGAAACGGCCTGCCTGAGGACCACCTGCTGCTCGAGCACGAGATCGCAGAGCTCGGGTATCTCCGCGACAACCCAGGCGCCACGTACCAGGAAGCCCATCGCTTCGCGAACAGTAACTACAACTGGGAGCAAAAGATACCCTTGTACAAACGTGAAGACTTGGAAGGAGAATGGTAA
- a CDS encoding helix-turn-helix domain-containing protein: protein MAVPQLNAPLCASPPVPAVGIRHINLPHNERFVVVGNHLAQHDRLSLTAIGLSVHIQSLRTGARISVKKLAERFPEGEDRISDALNELERYGYLRRTRVRLPSGQLITTTESFNNPPAMRIRVPGQAVPVTAPVREAPPPAVEPPVPDPVVGPEPVPLPQQPCPRPRPATAHPTRTPPRPVPATLLADLRRHDPRLLLSERDIGRLAPAVDVWLERGVAPDAVRRTLTAALPAGELHRPAGLLRHRLTELLPPPLPAAPPSTPRPDPFQTCDACDLAFRAPGPGLCSACAPAAALVAS, encoded by the coding sequence ATGGCTGTACCGCAGCTTAACGCGCCCCTGTGCGCGTCGCCGCCCGTTCCCGCGGTCGGCATCCGGCACATCAACCTGCCGCACAACGAACGCTTCGTCGTGGTCGGCAACCACCTCGCCCAGCACGACCGTCTCTCGCTGACCGCGATCGGTCTGTCCGTGCACATCCAGTCGCTGCGTACCGGGGCCAGGATCTCGGTCAAGAAGCTCGCCGAGCGGTTCCCCGAGGGCGAGGACCGCATCTCGGACGCGCTCAACGAGCTGGAGCGGTACGGGTATCTGCGGCGTACGCGGGTGCGGTTGCCGTCCGGGCAGCTGATCACGACGACCGAGTCGTTCAACAACCCGCCCGCGATGCGGATCCGTGTGCCGGGGCAGGCCGTGCCCGTCACCGCGCCCGTCCGGGAAGCGCCGCCGCCTGCCGTCGAGCCGCCCGTGCCGGACCCGGTCGTCGGGCCAGAGCCCGTACCTCTGCCGCAGCAGCCCTGCCCACGGCCCCGGCCGGCAACCGCGCACCCCACGCGGACGCCGCCGCGGCCCGTCCCCGCCACCCTCCTCGCCGACCTGCGGCGGCACGATCCCCGGCTGCTGCTCTCCGAGCGGGACATCGGCCGCCTGGCCCCGGCCGTCGACGTCTGGCTCGAGCGGGGCGTCGCGCCCGACGCGGTACGGCGGACGCTGACGGCCGCGCTGCCCGCCGGCGAGCTGCACCGCCCGGCGGGGCTGCTCCGGCACCGGCTGACGGAGCTACTGCCACCACCGCTCCCGGCCGCCCCACCCTCCACGCCCCGCCCGGACCCGTTCCAGACGTGCGACGCCTGCGACCTCGCGTTCCGCGCGCCCGGGCCGGGGCTGTGCAGCGCTTGCGCGCCGGCCGCCGCCCTCGTGGCGTCGTGA
- a CDS encoding CehA/McbA family metallohydrolase, whose translation MARRGLLVTGAAAALTLGTVSFASAAPRDDGRRTEVVRGTLPPGSPDYVYLPVEVPRGVREIHVSYRYERPAQPAGTAGNALDIGIFDERGTALGGDGFRGWSGGARSEFFIRADEATPGYVPGPVRPGTWHIALGPYTVAPQGLPYEVSITLTYGEPAPAPKVVHPPERAKGRGRAWYRGDCHLHSWYSDGRRTPGEIAALARAAGLDFINSSEHNTHSAHAHWAAEAGDDLLILLGEEVTTRNGHVVALGTDPGTFVDWRYRARDNRFGHYAREIRRAGGLVVPAHPHATCIGCNWKFGFGEADAVEVWNGPYTPDDEVSLADWDSTLALAARTGKGWTPAMGSSDAHRDPDKVGTPQTVVLADDLTRGAILDGIKAGRSYVAESKDVSLAFSAAGGRGRHAGIGERLRVDDRDPVTVRLEVEGAPGCTVRFVTDQGVLHSAALPASGTGTVEWRTTARYATYVRAEVRHAPVMPPMPGALAAFTNPVFLGG comes from the coding sequence ATGGCGCGGCGCGGGCTGCTCGTGACCGGGGCCGCCGCCGCGCTTACGTTGGGGACCGTGAGCTTCGCGAGCGCCGCGCCGCGCGACGACGGCCGGCGGACAGAGGTCGTACGCGGCACGCTGCCGCCCGGCTCCCCCGACTACGTGTACCTGCCGGTCGAAGTGCCGCGCGGGGTGCGGGAGATCCACGTCTCGTACCGGTACGAGCGGCCGGCGCAGCCGGCCGGGACGGCGGGCAACGCGCTCGACATCGGCATCTTCGACGAGCGCGGCACCGCCCTCGGCGGTGACGGTTTCCGCGGCTGGTCCGGCGGCGCCCGGTCGGAGTTCTTCATCCGGGCGGACGAGGCGACCCCCGGCTACGTCCCGGGCCCCGTCCGCCCCGGTACGTGGCATATCGCGCTGGGCCCGTACACGGTCGCGCCGCAGGGCCTCCCGTACGAGGTGAGCATCACGCTGACGTACGGCGAGCCGGCTCCTGCCCCGAAGGTGGTCCACCCGCCCGAGCGCGCCAAGGGCCGCGGGCGTGCCTGGTACCGCGGCGACTGCCATCTCCACTCCTGGTACTCGGACGGCAGGCGCACCCCCGGCGAGATCGCCGCCCTCGCCCGCGCCGCCGGGCTGGACTTCATCAACTCGTCCGAGCACAACACCCACTCCGCGCACGCCCACTGGGCGGCGGAGGCCGGCGACGACCTGCTGATCCTGCTCGGGGAAGAGGTCACCACCCGCAACGGGCACGTGGTGGCGCTCGGCACCGACCCGGGGACGTTCGTCGACTGGCGCTACCGCGCCCGCGACAACCGCTTCGGGCACTACGCACGTGAGATCCGCCGGGCCGGCGGGCTGGTGGTGCCCGCCCATCCGCACGCCACCTGCATCGGGTGCAACTGGAAGTTCGGCTTCGGTGAGGCCGACGCGGTGGAGGTCTGGAACGGGCCCTACACGCCCGACGACGAGGTGTCGCTCGCCGACTGGGACAGCACGCTCGCGCTCGCCGCCCGCACCGGCAAGGGCTGGACCCCCGCCATGGGCAGCAGCGACGCGCACCGCGACCCGGACAAGGTGGGCACCCCGCAGACCGTCGTCCTCGCCGACGACCTGACCCGCGGGGCGATCCTCGACGGGATCAAGGCCGGGCGCAGTTATGTCGCGGAGTCCAAGGACGTCTCGCTCGCCTTCTCCGCGGCCGGCGGGCGCGGCCGGCACGCGGGCATCGGCGAGCGGCTCCGCGTGGACGACAGGGACCCGGTGACGGTGCGGCTGGAGGTCGAGGGCGCGCCCGGATGCACGGTGCGGTTCGTGACCGACCAGGGCGTGCTGCACTCGGCTGCGCTGCCCGCCTCGGGAACCGGGACGGTGGAGTGGCGCACGACCGCGCGGTACGCCACCTACGTACGCGCCGAGGTACGCCACGCGCCCGTGATGCCGCCGATGCCGGGGGCTCTCGCCGCGTTCACCAACCCTGTCTTCCTTGGCGGTTGA
- a CDS encoding carboxymuconolactone decarboxylase family protein, producing the protein MDARLNLFTNPVALRFIKHLNAAGKVISDSTLPHATQELVKLRASQINGCGFCTDMHSKDAAHAGETSVRLNLVAAWREAAVFTDAERAALELTEQGTRIADAAGGVTDEAWANAAKHYDEEQLAALVGLIALINTYNRANVIVQQPAGDYQPGQFG; encoded by the coding sequence ATGGATGCTCGCTTGAACCTCTTCACCAACCCGGTCGCCCTCCGGTTCATCAAGCACCTCAACGCCGCGGGCAAGGTCATATCCGACTCGACGCTGCCCCATGCGACGCAGGAACTGGTGAAACTCCGCGCCAGTCAGATCAACGGCTGCGGATTCTGCACCGACATGCACTCCAAGGACGCCGCGCACGCCGGGGAGACCTCGGTGCGCCTCAATCTGGTCGCGGCCTGGCGTGAGGCCGCCGTGTTCACCGACGCCGAGCGTGCCGCCCTGGAGCTGACCGAGCAGGGGACCCGCATCGCCGACGCGGCCGGTGGTGTCACGGACGAGGCGTGGGCGAACGCGGCCAAGCACTACGACGAGGAGCAGCTCGCCGCCCTGGTGGGCCTCATCGCCCTCATCAACACCTACAACCGCGCGAACGTGATCGTCCAGCAGCCCGCCGGCGACTACCAGCCCGGCCAGTTCGGATGA
- a CDS encoding VOC family protein, whose protein sequence is MGSLVRHITIDCSDAYRLATFWAAVLDAKVSDEDAPGDPEALVESANGALLFVTVPEKKSVKNRVHLDIVPAEGTRDEEVERLLALGATLVGDHRVPDGRGWVTLADPEGNEFCVERGAAERTG, encoded by the coding sequence ATGGGATCACTTGTCCGCCACATCACGATCGACTGCTCCGACGCCTACCGCCTCGCGACCTTCTGGGCGGCGGTGCTGGATGCCAAGGTCTCCGACGAGGACGCGCCCGGCGATCCGGAGGCGCTGGTCGAGTCGGCGAACGGCGCGCTGCTGTTCGTCACCGTGCCCGAGAAGAAGAGCGTGAAGAACCGCGTCCACCTGGACATCGTGCCGGCGGAAGGCACCCGCGACGAGGAGGTGGAGCGTCTGCTGGCGCTCGGGGCGACGCTCGTGGGCGACCATCGCGTGCCCGACGGGAGGGGCTGGGTGACGCTGGCGGACCCGGAGGGCAACGAATTCTGCGTCGAGCGCGGCGCCGCCGAACGCACGGGCTGA
- a CDS encoding SseB family protein has translation MSDNGDDKISRPDRPSRIAELADWQPAALPAEAPAPDPSASRVRAAQPMDELALARLRFMMLLEDFRDTAVLVPLDESGSLWTADFNGVRWICAFSDEEALSRFAHAQRDAGRVWEFRTVLGARLLDVMVPMLPGPAGVALDAGSDEGMLFPPVEGVVPEAAVVDLGGTQ, from the coding sequence GTGAGTGACAACGGGGACGACAAGATATCGAGGCCGGACCGCCCCTCGAGAATCGCCGAGTTGGCCGACTGGCAGCCGGCAGCACTTCCGGCGGAAGCGCCGGCGCCTGACCCGTCTGCGTCGAGGGTTCGGGCAGCGCAGCCCATGGATGAGCTCGCCCTCGCCCGACTCAGGTTCATGATGCTGTTGGAGGACTTCAGGGACACCGCCGTACTGGTGCCCCTCGACGAGTCCGGCAGTTTGTGGACGGCGGACTTCAACGGGGTGCGGTGGATCTGTGCGTTCTCCGATGAGGAGGCGCTGTCGCGGTTCGCGCATGCGCAGCGGGATGCGGGGCGTGTGTGGGAGTTCCGGACGGTGCTGGGTGCGCGGTTGCTGGATGTGATGGTGCCGATGTTGCCGGGACCGGCGGGGGTTGCGCTGGATGCGGGCAGTGACGAGGGCATGTTGTTTCCGCCGGTCGAGGGTGTGGTGCCCGAGGCGGCGGTGGTGGATCTCGGGGGGACGCAGTGA
- a CDS encoding EamA family transporter: protein MRAPSDSGAAPATFAVCCLLAGGNAVGVRFSNRELDPLWGAALRFGAAAAVLLLVMAVMRLRWPRGRALAGALLFGVLNFGVTFALAYYALVRIHAGLGQTILALVPLAALLLSVAQHQETFRLRAAVGTVLAVAGVAVVSRNPLQGSVPLLSFLAVLGAVLSFAEATVLVHRLPKVHPVTMNAVGMTGAAVLLFAGSRAAGDAWILPERAATWWAVAYVVLAGSVAVFVLYLMLVRAWGPSRAAYVFVVFPLVTILLSAWLDDEPLTASLLLGAPLILLGVYVGALHRR, encoded by the coding sequence ATGCGCGCACCCTCGGACAGCGGAGCCGCTCCGGCCACGTTCGCCGTCTGCTGTCTCCTCGCCGGAGGCAACGCCGTCGGCGTCCGCTTCAGCAACCGCGAGCTGGATCCGCTGTGGGGCGCCGCCCTGCGCTTCGGGGCCGCGGCCGCGGTCCTGCTCCTCGTCATGGCTGTCATGCGGCTCCGCTGGCCACGCGGACGGGCACTGGCCGGCGCGCTGCTGTTCGGTGTGCTCAACTTCGGCGTCACCTTCGCCCTGGCCTACTACGCCCTCGTCCGCATCCACGCCGGTCTCGGCCAGACGATCCTCGCGCTGGTGCCGCTCGCCGCACTGCTGCTCTCCGTCGCCCAGCACCAGGAGACGTTCCGGCTGCGGGCCGCCGTGGGGACGGTACTCGCCGTCGCGGGCGTCGCCGTGGTGTCCCGGAACCCGCTGCAGGGCTCCGTCCCACTGCTCTCGTTCCTCGCGGTACTCGGCGCGGTGCTCTCCTTCGCGGAGGCGACAGTCCTGGTCCACCGCCTGCCGAAGGTCCACCCGGTCACGATGAACGCGGTCGGTATGACTGGCGCCGCGGTCCTCCTCTTCGCCGGCTCCCGCGCCGCCGGCGACGCGTGGATCCTCCCCGAGCGGGCGGCGACGTGGTGGGCCGTGGCGTATGTCGTCCTGGCGGGCTCGGTGGCCGTCTTCGTGCTCTACCTGATGCTGGTCAGAGCCTGGGGTCCGTCGAGAGCCGCGTACGTCTTCGTCGTCTTCCCCCTCGTCACCATCCTGCTCTCGGCGTGGCTCGACGACGAACCCCTGACGGCGAGCCTGCTCCTGGGGGCACCGCTCATCCTGCTCGGCGTCTACGTCGGGGCACTGCACAGGCGGTGA
- a CDS encoding PIN domain-containing protein, producing MNHRFLIDTSALWELLRIPEARAAWAPFVESGLVLICEPTKAEFLHSATGPAHRDDLETRLHDMFPAARVPGGAWSWVDTAQYKLTQKGQHRSAGPLDLLLCATAVHHGLVVLHRDNDFVSVARLVDEVEVRDVRDPYTV from the coding sequence GTGAACCACCGGTTCCTCATCGATACGTCCGCCTTGTGGGAGTTGCTGCGCATACCGGAGGCACGGGCAGCATGGGCGCCGTTCGTCGAGTCCGGGCTCGTGCTGATCTGCGAACCCACCAAAGCCGAGTTTCTCCACTCGGCGACCGGTCCTGCCCACCGGGACGACCTCGAGACAAGGCTCCACGACATGTTCCCGGCCGCCCGGGTCCCTGGTGGTGCATGGTCATGGGTCGACACTGCGCAGTACAAGCTCACTCAGAAAGGGCAGCATCGCAGCGCCGGCCCGCTGGACCTGCTGCTGTGTGCAACGGCGGTCCACCACGGCCTGGTCGTGCTGCATCGCGACAACGACTTCGTGTCCGTCGCGCGCCTCGTCGACGAGGTCGAAGTACGGGACGTGCGGGATCCGTACACCGTCTGA